Proteins encoded in a region of the Dasypus novemcinctus isolate mDasNov1 chromosome 24, mDasNov1.1.hap2, whole genome shotgun sequence genome:
- the LOC101425455 gene encoding WAP four-disulfide core domain protein 10A, with protein MASRALLPILLLCVLLLQAQGGPRDRRRAQRILKTLPVMSGRKSDSEQQAIEDKVCKKRISLYMCKRQCTADGDCQANNICCAAYCGNVCMSVL; from the exons ATGGCGTCCCGGGCTCTGCTGCCCATCCTGCTCCTGTGTGTGCTGCTGCTGCAGGCCCAGGGAGGGCCCCGTGACCGCAGGAGAGCGCAGA GAATACTGAAGACACTGCCTGTGATGAGTGGACGCAAAAGTGACAGCG AACAGCAAGCCATAGAAGATAAGGTCTGTAAGAAGAGGATTAGTTTATACATGTGCAAACGCCAGTGTACAGCCGATGGAGATTGTCAAGCAAATAACATATGCTGCGCTGCCTACTGCGGGAATGTTTGCATGAGCGTCCTGTGA